The following are from one region of the Carassius gibelio isolate Cgi1373 ecotype wild population from Czech Republic chromosome A13, carGib1.2-hapl.c, whole genome shotgun sequence genome:
- the LOC128026193 gene encoding PDZ and LIM domain protein 1 — MPLRVVLQGPGPWGFRLVGGKDFEQPLTISRVTPGSKAAQADLCIGDMILSIDGESTEGMTHLEAQNKIKACIEEMVLSIDRSESKMWSPLVTEEGKTNPYKMNLANKEAQEMKHIGSAHNRSAIPFNSGSPRLVTNMYNNPAGLYSSENIKSFNSAVDGVQTSAASSEASRNPDPCRPGQPIPALAADSEVYKMLQENQESNEPPRQSASFKVLQEILETGDTDKPSGFRSVKAPTPKIGASVGNPEKLSLCDKCGSGIVGLMVKVRDKFRHPECYVCTDCGINLKQKGHFFVEDKIYCEKHAREHVTPPEGYDVVTVFPK, encoded by the exons ATGCCTTTACGGGTTGTTTTACAAGGTCCTGGACCGTGGGGCTTCCGTCTGGTCGGGGGAAAAGATTTCGAACAACCTCTGACAATCTCGAGG GTGACTCCAGGAAGCAAAGCGGCTCAAGCAGACCTTTGTATAGGGGACATGATCCTGTCCATAGATGGAGAATCAACAGAGGGCATGACTCACCTGGaagcacaaaataaaatcaaagctTGCATAGAGGAAATGGTGCTTTCCATTGACAG ATCAGAGTCAAAAATGTGGTCCCCGCTGGTAACTGAAGAAGGAAAGACCAATCCATACAAGATGAATCTGGCAAATAAAGAAGCACAG gaGATGAAACATATAGGCTCTGCTCATAACAGAAGTGCCATTCCTTTCAATTCTGGCAGTCCGAGGTTGGTCACCAACATGTACAATAACCCTGCTGGCCTGTATTCCTCTGAAAACATTAAGAGTTTTAACAGTGCAGTGGATGGCGTCCAGACTTCTGCTGCATCCAGTGAAGCCAGTAGGAA CCCAGATCCCTGTAGACCTGGCCAGCCAATACCTGCATTAGCTGCAGACTCTGAAGTGTACAAAATGCTGCAGGAGAATCAAGAATCCAATGAGCCTCCTCGCCAGTCTGCCTCTTTTAAAGTTCTGCAGGAGATCCTGGAAACTG GTGATACAGATAAACCCTCAGGCTTCAGAAGTGTCAAAGCCCCCACCCCAAAAATTGGAGCCTCGGTTGGGAATCCTGAAAAGCTCTCTCTTTGTGACAAATGTGGTTCAGGGATTGT AGGATTGATGGTAAAAGTTCGAGATAAGTTTCGCCATCCAGAATGCTACGTCTGCACAGACTGCGGGATCAATCTTAAGCAAAAAGGACACTTTTTTGTCGAGGACAAGATTTACTGCGAGAAACACGCACGTGAACACGTCACTCCTCCGGAGGGTTATGATGTTGTCACTGTTTTTCCAAAGTAG
- the neurog3 gene encoding neurogenin-3 produces MTPGSTCASVGRNGAFKSNWSSALDPKAGSTDITKSQQIKCNREFELDSTNSATKERSSTVNEENTRSKRMKKRMPVKSASRQHGNRRVKANDRERHRMHKLNSALDTLRSVLPTFPDDAKLTKIETLRFAHNYIWALSETLRLADHVRQTSNHDRDQENLTVQNICLDTRFSACSARASKWHSTNSSSNWQETEGYYADMLLEGLNCDFRDNLTFNLICE; encoded by the coding sequence ATGACTCCAGGATCCACGTGCGCGTCGGTAGGAAGGAATGGGGCATTTAAATCTAACTGGAGTTCAGCATTAGATCCCAAGGCTGGATCCACAGACATCACCAAAAGCCAGCAAATCAAATGCAACAGAGAATTTGAGCTGGACAGCACAAACTCGGCAACGAAGGAACGCTCATCTACCGTCAACGAAGAGAACACAAGAAGTAAAAGAATGAAGAAAAGGATGCCGGTTAAATCAGCTAGCAGACAACATGGGAATCGCAGAGTGAAGGCAAATGACAGAGAAAGGCATCGCATGCATAAGCTGAACTCCGCCCTGGATACTCTCAGAAGCGTGCTTCCAACTTTTCCCGATGACGCGAAACTGACTAAAATTGAGACTTTGAGATTCGCGCACAACTACATTTGGGCATTGTCGGAAACACTGAGACTGGCAGACCACGTTCGACAAACTTCAAATCACGATCGGGATCAGGAGAACCTCACTGTGCAAAATATTTGCTTGGATACGCGTTTTAGCGCGTGTAGCGCACGCGCGTCCAAATGGCACTCCACAAACTCATCCTCAAATTGGCAAGAAACTGAAGGCTACTACGCTGACATGTTACTAGAGGGATTGAACTGCGATTTTCGGGACAATCTGACATTTAATCTGATCTGCGAGTAG